One part of the Coffea eugenioides isolate CCC68of chromosome 10, Ceug_1.0, whole genome shotgun sequence genome encodes these proteins:
- the LOC113749109 gene encoding probable BOI-related E3 ubiquitin-protein ligase 2, which produces MAFPHHHFQQHHHHLQQPPPKQQQSLRDIYSNMEAAQISPPVAFFNGMNLPDQSNHPPYVPPFQVVGLAPATVEEQGGGLELQWNYGFEPKKKRPKEQDFLDNNHHNNNNNNSQMSSVDFLQARSVSTGLGLSLDNTNNNNTNNKTWLASSGDSAFLGIVGDELDLEFHRQDAEIERFLKIQGDRLRQAILEKVQTNQLQTISYVEEKVLQKLREKEAEVEDINKKNIELELRMEQLSLEANAWQQRAQYNENMVKTLTLNIQQVFAQSRDSKEGCGDSEVDDTASCCNGRTLDFHLLRKDGNEMKDLMNCKVCRVNEVCMLLLPCKHLCLCKDCESKVSVCPLCRCAKQVGMQVFM; this is translated from the exons ATGGCTTTTCCTCATCACCATTTCCAAcaacaccaccaccacctccagcAACCACCGCCCAAGCAGCAGCAATCTTTAAG gGACATTTACAGCAACATGGAAGCCGCCCAGATTTCACCGCCGGTGGCCTTCTTCAATGGGATGAATCTCCCTGATCAATCCAACCACCCTCCTTATGTCCCTCCTT TTCAAGTTGTGGGCTTAGCTCCGGCGACGGTGGAGGAGCAAGGAGGAGGGCTGGAATTGCAGTGGAATTACGGGTTCGAGCCGAAGAAAAAGAGGCCCAAAGAGCAGGATTTTCTTGATAATAATCACCataataacaacaataataattCGCAGATGTCTTCTGTGGATTTCTTACAGGCTCGATCAGTGTCAACCGGGCTGGGCTTGTCTTTGGATAATACCAACAACAACAATACTAATAATAAAACCTGGTTGGCTTCTTCTGGTGACTCAGCTTTTCTAGGGATTGTTGGTGATGAACTTGATCTTGAGTTCCACAGGCAAGATGCTGAAATTGAAAGATTCTTAAAGATTCAG GGTGACCGATTGAGGCAAGCTATTTTGGAGAAGGTTCAGACAAACCAGCTCCAAACCATCTCGTACGTTGAAGAGAAAGTCCTGCAGAAACTCCGTGAGAAAGAGGCAGAGGTGGAAGACATTAACAAGAAGAACATTGAACTGGAGCTAAGAATGGAACAGTTGTCCCTTGAGGCAAATGCATGGCAACAGCGTGCTCAGTACAATGAAAACATGGTCAAAACTCTTACACTGAACATACAACAAGTCTTTGCACAAAGTAGAGATAGTAAAGAAGGTTGTGGTGATAGTGAGGTAGATGATACTGCCTCTTGCTGCAATGGTCGAACGCTTGATTTTCACCTGCTACGCAAAGATGGTAATGAGATGAAGGACTTGATGAATTGCAAGGTTTGTAGAGTTAATGAGGTGTGCATGCTTTTATTACCTTGCAAGCATCTCTGTCTGTGTAAAGACTGTGAAAGTAAGGTTAGTGTTTGTCCCTTGTGTCGTTGCGCTAAGCAAGTTGGAATGCAGGTTTTTATGTAA